The Streptomyces achromogenes genome window below encodes:
- a CDS encoding Gfo/Idh/MocA family protein has translation MVDALGVAVVGFGWMGRVHTQAYARVRHHYPQLALRPELVVVAEEVPGRAEEAAAQFGFTATTRNWREVATDPRVQAVSITAPNFLHREIGVAMAEAGKHIWIEKPVGLAREDAVAVADAVARAGVQGAVGFNYRNAPAVETARALIAAGELGAVTHVRIRLLSDYAAHPDGALTWRYERERGGSGVLGDLASHGVDLARFLLGDITSLAADTAVFVPERARPTGATAGHSLAAGGELGPVENEDYVNCLLRFASGARGVLEACRVSVGAQNDYGFEVHGTEGAVFWDFRRMNELGVSRGTTYQDQPVSTVYVGPGDGEFGAFQPGAANAMGYDDLKVVEAHRFLRSVAEGAPHGATLADAVRSATVLEAMSRSAESRSWVDVHP, from the coding sequence ATGGTGGACGCGCTCGGTGTCGCCGTCGTCGGGTTCGGCTGGATGGGCCGGGTGCACACCCAGGCGTACGCCCGCGTCCGGCACCACTACCCGCAGCTCGCCCTGCGTCCGGAGCTGGTGGTCGTCGCCGAGGAGGTCCCCGGCCGGGCGGAGGAGGCCGCCGCGCAGTTCGGCTTCACCGCCACCACCCGCAACTGGCGTGAGGTGGCCACCGACCCGCGCGTCCAGGCCGTCAGCATCACCGCACCGAACTTCCTGCACCGCGAGATCGGCGTCGCGATGGCCGAGGCCGGCAAGCACATCTGGATCGAGAAGCCGGTGGGCCTCGCCCGTGAGGACGCCGTCGCGGTGGCGGACGCGGTGGCCCGGGCCGGGGTCCAGGGCGCCGTCGGCTTCAACTACCGCAACGCGCCCGCCGTGGAGACGGCCCGCGCGCTGATCGCCGCCGGCGAGCTGGGCGCCGTCACCCATGTCCGCATCCGTCTCCTCAGCGACTACGCGGCCCACCCGGACGGCGCGCTGACCTGGCGGTACGAACGGGAGCGCGGCGGCAGCGGGGTGCTCGGCGACCTGGCCTCGCACGGCGTCGACCTGGCCCGCTTCCTGCTCGGCGACATCACGTCGCTGGCGGCCGACACCGCCGTCTTCGTCCCGGAGCGGGCCCGCCCGACAGGGGCGACGGCGGGCCACAGCCTCGCGGCGGGCGGCGAACTCGGCCCGGTCGAGAACGAGGACTACGTGAACTGCCTGCTGCGCTTCGCCTCCGGCGCGCGGGGCGTGCTCGAGGCCTGCCGGGTCTCGGTCGGCGCCCAGAACGACTACGGCTTCGAGGTGCACGGCACCGAGGGCGCGGTGTTCTGGGACTTCAGGAGGATGAACGAGCTGGGCGTCAGCCGCGGCACGACGTACCAGGACCAGCCGGTCAGCACGGTGTACGTGGGTCCGGGCGACGGCGAGTTCGGCGCCTTCCAGCCGGGCGCCGCGAACGCGATGGGCTACGACGACCTCAAGGTCGTGGAGGCCCACCGCTTCCTGCGCTCGGTCGCCGAGGGCGCCCCGCACGGGGCGACGCTCGCGGACGCGGTGCGCAGCGCGACCGTGCTGGAGGCGATGTCGCGCTCCGCCGAGAGCCGCTCCTGGGTCGACGTGCACCCGTAG
- a CDS encoding LacI family DNA-binding transcriptional regulator: protein MRPPTIRDVAERAGVSKSLVSLVLRGTGQVRAEKREAVLRAAGELGYRPNTAARSLSEQRALPGPPARPDGRTPMVGVLLHDLRNPWYVDLLDGLNSLLHAHGLHMLLADARLHRRVGQDPAGPFLDLGADGLVIVGTLPDPAALGAVAERIPVVVAGAREPVPPGVDVVAGDDEQGARLVTEHLLALGHRRVAHIAGYGAVGELRRRSFEAVMREHGVERPAVEASDMTEEGGHRAAVRLLGRSDRPTAVFAVNDMAGVGALSAAEELGLGVPGDLSVVGYDNTSISRLRHLWLTTVDNAGHEVGRRAARCLLDRFEGGGGAGGGGAGRLQLAAPLLEIRGTTAPPVRLTG from the coding sequence ATGAGACCGCCGACCATCCGTGACGTCGCCGAGCGCGCGGGCGTGTCCAAATCCCTGGTCTCTCTCGTGCTGCGCGGCACCGGGCAGGTGCGCGCGGAGAAACGGGAGGCCGTCCTGCGCGCGGCCGGCGAACTGGGCTACCGGCCGAACACGGCCGCGCGCAGCCTCAGTGAACAGCGCGCCCTCCCGGGCCCTCCGGCACGACCGGACGGGAGGACCCCCATGGTCGGCGTCCTCCTGCACGACCTGCGCAACCCCTGGTACGTGGACCTCCTGGACGGCCTCAACTCCCTGCTGCACGCGCACGGCCTGCACATGCTGCTCGCCGACGCCCGTCTGCACCGCCGCGTCGGGCAGGACCCGGCCGGCCCGTTCCTGGACCTCGGGGCGGACGGACTGGTGATCGTCGGGACGCTGCCCGACCCGGCGGCGCTCGGCGCGGTGGCGGAGCGGATCCCGGTCGTCGTCGCCGGCGCCCGGGAACCCGTCCCGCCGGGGGTCGACGTGGTCGCGGGCGACGACGAACAGGGCGCGCGCCTGGTCACCGAGCACCTGCTGGCGCTCGGTCACCGCCGCGTCGCGCACATCGCGGGGTACGGCGCGGTCGGCGAGCTGCGGCGGCGCAGCTTCGAGGCGGTGATGCGGGAGCACGGTGTGGAGCGGCCCGCCGTCGAGGCCAGTGACATGACCGAGGAGGGCGGCCACCGTGCCGCCGTGCGGCTGCTGGGCCGTTCCGACCGGCCGACGGCCGTGTTCGCCGTGAACGACATGGCCGGTGTCGGCGCGCTGTCGGCCGCCGAGGAGCTGGGCCTCGGCGTCCCGGGAGACCTCTCGGTGGTCGGCTACGACAACACCAGCATCTCCCGCCTGCGGCACCTGTGGCTGACCACCGTCGACAACGCCGGCCACGAGGTCGGCCGACGGGCCGCCCGCTGCCTCCTGGACCGGTTCGAGGGGGGCGGGGGAGCAGGGGGCGGGGGAGCGGGGCGGCTGCAGCTCGCCGCGCCGCTGCTGGAGATCCGCGGGACGACGGCTCCACCGGTCCGGCTCACCGGTTGA
- a CDS encoding alpha/beta fold hydrolase, producing MGERWQIRRAGAADAPHRVLMIPGGMCTTEFYADVMAEPAVAGLGMIAVTQPGFGPTEAPADVSMEHYARLMADVAADAGCDTVVGHSLGANVALEMAALGLFHGPLVLLSPTFSHGDEETFLTVLNALGRVPVLGGAAWTAMIRLLPKALKRELPPHRAEALAAAMGSSDPVACRRIVRAYYAYLDRYPSLVPRLCEAGVPAWVVRGDRDGIGLTDGERRGLDACPRVRTVAVADAGHLALVEQPAAVAAVVAEAAAATVR from the coding sequence ATGGGCGAACGGTGGCAGATCCGGCGGGCGGGCGCGGCGGACGCCCCGCACCGGGTGCTGATGATCCCGGGCGGGATGTGCACGACGGAGTTCTACGCGGACGTGATGGCCGAGCCCGCGGTGGCGGGGCTCGGGATGATCGCGGTGACCCAGCCGGGCTTCGGCCCCACCGAGGCGCCGGCGGACGTCTCCATGGAGCATTACGCCCGGCTGATGGCCGACGTCGCCGCCGACGCCGGCTGCGACACCGTCGTCGGCCACAGCCTGGGCGCGAACGTGGCGCTGGAGATGGCCGCGCTGGGCCTGTTCCACGGCCCGCTGGTGCTGCTGTCCCCGACCTTCTCGCACGGCGACGAGGAGACGTTCCTGACCGTCCTGAACGCCCTGGGCCGGGTGCCCGTGCTGGGCGGCGCGGCCTGGACGGCCATGATCCGGCTGCTGCCCAAGGCGCTGAAACGCGAACTGCCGCCGCACCGCGCCGAGGCGCTGGCGGCGGCCATGGGCAGCAGCGACCCGGTGGCCTGCCGCCGGATCGTCCGCGCCTACTACGCCTACCTCGACCGGTATCCGTCCCTGGTCCCGCGGCTGTGCGAGGCCGGGGTCCCCGCCTGGGTGGTGCGCGGGGACCGGGACGGGATCGGCCTGACGGACGGCGAGCGGCGGGGCCTCGATGCCTGCCCGCGGGTCCGCACGGTCGCGGTGGCGGACGCGGGGCACCTCGCCCTCGTCGAGCAGCCGGCCGCCGTCGCCGCGGTCGTCGCCGAGGCGGCCGCGGCGACGGTGCGCTGA
- a CDS encoding acyl carrier protein — translation MTSPTPHSPLTAEEESVLADLSGMLARLLEDEYGLDDVEIGMHTTFNRDLELESIDLVTLAGLLQERYGDRVNFAEFLAGMEFDEIIELTVGRLVEYVVTSLKAAAEAG, via the coding sequence ATGACATCCCCCACCCCCCACTCCCCCCTCACAGCCGAGGAGGAGTCCGTCCTCGCCGACCTCAGCGGGATGCTCGCGCGGCTCCTGGAGGACGAGTACGGCCTCGACGACGTCGAGATCGGCATGCACACCACCTTCAACCGCGATCTGGAACTGGAGAGCATCGACCTGGTCACCCTCGCCGGACTGCTCCAGGAGCGGTACGGCGACCGGGTCAACTTCGCCGAGTTCCTGGCCGGCATGGAGTTCGACGAGATCATCGAACTCACCGTGGGACGGCTCGTCGAGTACGTCGTGACGAGCCTGAAGGCCGCGGCGGAGGCGGGCTGA
- a CDS encoding class I SAM-dependent methyltransferase, producing the protein MTDQTTAGNPAESAEPAESVKPAERIAGLRPAYQADLAAGLERFFEPRRTDCPWCGARELSTRLRTTDLLQHKPGRFVLDRCERCGHTFQNPRLSAQGLEFYYRDFYDGLGEKKLGDTFGGRTKMYRGRAESMLPHDPAPKTWLDVGTGHGHFCAAAREVLPGTVFDGLDFTDGVELAEREGRVERGYRGDFPDLASELTARYDVVSMFHYLEHSTDPDRELRAARETVRPGGHLLIEVPDPESRYARLLGRWWLPWLQPQHLHLVPVANLRERLTSLGFTVVAEQHAEPHDPVDLLAGVWLALDHAAPRDDAPWLPRPPGALRRTLRGTLLVAGIPALVVATLLDRFAVRPLSHRLGVSNAYRLVARRD; encoded by the coding sequence ATGACCGATCAGACCACGGCCGGCAATCCGGCCGAGTCCGCAGAGCCCGCGGAGTCCGTCAAGCCCGCCGAGCGGATAGCCGGGCTGCGGCCCGCCTACCAGGCGGACCTCGCCGCCGGCCTCGAGCGCTTCTTCGAACCCCGGCGCACCGACTGCCCCTGGTGCGGCGCGCGGGAGCTGTCCACCCGCCTGCGCACCACCGACCTGCTCCAGCACAAGCCGGGCCGGTTCGTCCTGGACCGCTGCGAGCGCTGCGGACACACCTTCCAGAACCCCCGGCTCAGCGCGCAGGGCCTGGAGTTCTACTACCGGGACTTCTACGACGGACTCGGCGAGAAGAAGCTCGGCGACACCTTCGGCGGCCGGACGAAGATGTACCGCGGGCGGGCCGAGTCGATGCTGCCGCACGACCCCGCGCCGAAGACCTGGCTGGACGTCGGCACCGGGCACGGTCACTTCTGCGCCGCCGCCCGGGAGGTGCTGCCCGGCACGGTGTTCGACGGGCTCGACTTCACCGACGGCGTCGAACTCGCCGAACGGGAGGGCCGGGTGGAGCGCGGCTACCGGGGTGACTTCCCGGACCTGGCGTCCGAACTGACCGCCCGTTACGACGTGGTGAGCATGTTCCACTACCTGGAGCACAGCACCGATCCGGACCGTGAGCTGCGCGCCGCCCGGGAGACCGTCCGGCCCGGCGGACACCTGCTGATCGAGGTGCCGGATCCCGAGAGCCGCTACGCGCGGCTGCTGGGCCGCTGGTGGCTGCCCTGGCTCCAGCCGCAGCACCTGCACCTCGTGCCGGTGGCCAATCTTCGGGAGCGGCTCACGAGCCTGGGGTTCACGGTGGTGGCGGAGCAGCACGCGGAGCCGCACGACCCGGTCGACCTGCTGGCCGGCGTCTGGCTCGCGCTGGACCACGCGGCGCCGCGCGACGACGCGCCCTGGCTGCCCCGCCCGCCCGGCGCGCTGCGCCGCACGCTGCGCGGGACGCTGCTGGTCGCCGGCATCCCGGCGCTGGTCGTGGCCACCTTGCTGGACCGGTTCGCGGTGCGGCCGCTGTCGCACCGGCTCGGCGTGTCCAACGCCTACCGGCTGGTGGCCCGCCGGGACTGA
- a CDS encoding glycosyltransferase: MSRFLFVVPPLTGHVNPTVGVAAELAARGHPVAWVCPDPELVGRLAGRAAGPVFACGGAPAGERPADLRGPEALKFLWEWYLLPLAEAMAPGVRAAVEAFRPDVVVADQQAFAGGLVAERLGLPWATSATTSAEFTDPLAGLPKVRQWLDERLTALRATVGDPAGAGDPRFSPHLVLAFSTPELAGEPPGVPVSGGGGGSICWVGPSVSARPSAAGFPWEWLDDGRATVLVTLGTANAGVGGRFLEVCRSALRERADRVQGVIVDPGGTPAAREPDKDVLTVPSVPQLALLERGVGAVVCHAGHNTVCEALWHGIPLVVAPIRDDQPVVAGQVVDAGAGVRVRFGRVTAQRFGAALDSVLDDPGHRAAADRIRTAFRAAGGATAAAARLDALAREFR, from the coding sequence ATGAGCCGGTTCCTGTTCGTCGTCCCCCCGCTGACCGGCCACGTCAACCCGACCGTCGGAGTCGCCGCCGAACTCGCCGCACGCGGCCATCCGGTGGCCTGGGTCTGTCCCGACCCGGAGCTGGTCGGCCGGCTGGCGGGGCGCGCGGCGGGCCCGGTCTTCGCCTGCGGCGGGGCGCCGGCGGGCGAGCGGCCCGCGGATCTGCGCGGGCCGGAGGCGCTGAAGTTCCTGTGGGAGTGGTACCTGCTGCCCCTGGCCGAGGCGATGGCGCCGGGGGTGCGGGCGGCCGTCGAGGCGTTCCGGCCCGATGTCGTCGTCGCCGACCAGCAGGCCTTCGCCGGCGGGCTGGTCGCCGAGCGGCTCGGCCTGCCCTGGGCGACCTCGGCGACCACCTCCGCCGAGTTCACCGACCCGCTGGCCGGGCTGCCCAAGGTACGCCAGTGGCTGGACGAGCGGCTCACCGCGTTGCGGGCGACCGTCGGCGACCCCGCCGGAGCCGGCGACCCCCGCTTCTCCCCGCATCTCGTTCTCGCCTTCAGCACACCGGAGTTGGCGGGTGAGCCGCCCGGTGTCCCCGTGAGCGGCGGGGGCGGCGGGAGCATCTGCTGGGTCGGCCCGTCGGTCTCGGCCCGGCCGTCGGCAGCCGGCTTCCCGTGGGAGTGGCTCGACGACGGCCGCGCCACCGTCCTGGTCACGCTGGGCACCGCGAACGCCGGCGTCGGCGGCCGGTTCCTCGAGGTGTGCCGGAGCGCGCTGCGGGAGCGGGCCGACCGGGTGCAGGGGGTGATCGTCGACCCCGGCGGCACGCCGGCGGCGCGGGAGCCGGACAAGGACGTGCTGACCGTGCCGTCCGTGCCGCAACTCGCCCTGCTGGAAAGGGGGGTCGGCGCGGTGGTCTGCCACGCGGGTCACAACACCGTGTGCGAGGCCCTGTGGCACGGGATTCCGCTCGTCGTCGCCCCCATCCGCGACGACCAGCCGGTGGTGGCCGGGCAGGTCGTGGACGCGGGTGCCGGGGTGCGGGTGCGCTTCGGCCGGGTCACCGCGCAGCGGTTCGGGGCGGCGCTCGACTCCGTCCTGGACGACCCCGGACACCGCGCGGCGGCCGACCGGATCCGCACCGCGTTCCGCGCCGCGGGCGGCGCAACCGCCGCGGCAGCCCGACTCGACGCACTGGCACGGGAGTTCAGATGA
- a CDS encoding alpha/beta fold hydrolase gives MAMVDTGAVRLHVQRLGPREGRPATATVVLVHGLLTDSLASYYFTVAPGFAAAGLDVVMYDLRGHGRSARPAEGYTLDHNVDDLEALLDRLGVTGPVHLVGNSYGGTIAFGYAARHPGWAASVTLVESEPATAAWAVKLGGILDRVVTQLAHNEPDAIAWISAHRGHNTARLAKGAARLARDTTLGRDIPTSRVLTEDRIAAVRCPVLAVYGGDSDLAALAPWLESVLPDCRTVVIPGHEHSVLVEASGVVGGHILSLVEDAGRTVAKAAG, from the coding sequence ATGGCGATGGTCGACACCGGCGCCGTCCGGTTGCACGTACAGCGGCTCGGCCCCCGGGAGGGCCGGCCGGCCACCGCCACCGTGGTGCTGGTGCACGGTCTGCTCACCGACAGCCTGGCCAGCTACTACTTCACCGTCGCGCCCGGGTTCGCGGCCGCGGGACTCGACGTCGTCATGTACGACCTGCGCGGCCACGGCCGCAGCGCGCGCCCCGCCGAGGGCTACACGCTGGACCACAACGTGGACGACCTCGAGGCGCTGCTCGACCGGCTGGGGGTGACCGGCCCGGTGCACCTGGTCGGCAACTCCTACGGCGGCACGATCGCGTTCGGCTACGCGGCCCGGCACCCCGGGTGGGCGGCGAGCGTGACCCTCGTCGAGTCCGAACCGGCCACCGCCGCCTGGGCGGTGAAGCTCGGCGGCATCCTGGACCGGGTGGTGACCCAGCTCGCCCACAACGAGCCCGACGCGATCGCCTGGATCAGCGCCCACCGCGGACACAACACGGCACGCCTGGCCAAGGGCGCGGCCCGGCTCGCCCGCGACACCACCCTCGGCCGGGACATCCCAACCAGCCGGGTGCTGACGGAGGACCGCATCGCGGCGGTGCGCTGCCCGGTGCTCGCCGTGTACGGCGGCGACTCCGACCTCGCCGCGCTCGCGCCGTGGCTGGAGTCGGTGCTGCCGGACTGCCGGACCGTGGTGATCCCGGGACATGAGCACTCGGTGCTGGTGGAGGCGTCGGGCGTCGTCGGCGGACACATCCTGTCCCTCGTCGAGGACGCCGGACGGACCGTGGCGAAGGCCGCCGGATGA
- a CDS encoding cupin domain-containing protein yields the protein MTHSFALHIPDAALEPDPLDPAQIVSGTPEVSGTVVWESDDGRQIRGIWQITPGVVTDTEADELFVVISGSATIEVEGGPTLTVGPGDMAVLREGDRTTWTVHETLRKAYAVNR from the coding sequence ATGACCCACAGCTTCGCTCTCCACATCCCCGACGCCGCGCTCGAACCCGACCCGCTCGACCCGGCGCAGATCGTCTCCGGCACCCCCGAGGTCAGCGGCACGGTGGTGTGGGAGTCCGACGACGGCCGGCAGATCCGGGGGATCTGGCAGATCACCCCGGGCGTGGTCACCGACACGGAGGCGGACGAGCTGTTCGTCGTGATCAGCGGTTCGGCGACCATCGAGGTCGAGGGCGGGCCGACGCTGACCGTGGGCCCCGGGGACATGGCGGTGCTGCGCGAGGGCGACCGCACGACCTGGACGGTCCACGAGACGCTGCGGAAGGCCTACGCGGTCAACCGGTGA
- a CDS encoding alpha/beta hydrolase fold domain-containing protein yields the protein MSFLARPSVAALAARTMQRLTALAGRRTTGPGSTAGRLARLPECPRSTRELTVPTSVAPAPVTVYAPLAETPDPPVHVNFHGGGYVMSMPEIDDALCRLLAVEAGVVVVNVKYAVAPRFPFPGPPRQAYEVVRWVAEHGAAHGWDGARLTVGGQSAGGGLAAAVARLALEEGGPSIALQVLHYPPLDLATGARDKRSAIARPILRPWMADVFDSSYVPDPALRADRLVSPAHPSDTADLTGIAPALVITAAHDLLRAEGVRYAERLAAAGALREHHDVPGVDHGYDGDEEKEEQARASYALIARHVRQATPGA from the coding sequence ATGTCCTTCCTCGCCAGGCCGTCGGTGGCCGCTCTCGCCGCGCGCACGATGCAGCGCCTCACCGCGCTGGCCGGCCGCCGCACGACCGGCCCCGGCTCGACCGCGGGCCGGCTCGCCCGACTGCCCGAATGCCCCCGTAGCACACGGGAGTTGACCGTGCCGACCTCGGTCGCACCGGCGCCGGTCACCGTGTACGCGCCTCTGGCGGAAACCCCCGATCCGCCCGTTCACGTCAACTTCCACGGCGGCGGGTACGTCATGTCGATGCCGGAGATCGACGACGCGCTGTGCCGTCTGCTCGCCGTCGAGGCGGGGGTGGTCGTGGTCAACGTGAAGTACGCGGTGGCGCCGCGGTTCCCGTTCCCCGGTCCGCCCCGGCAGGCCTACGAGGTCGTGCGCTGGGTCGCGGAGCACGGCGCCGCACACGGGTGGGACGGCGCCCGGCTCACCGTGGGCGGCCAGAGCGCCGGCGGCGGCCTCGCGGCGGCCGTCGCCCGTCTGGCCCTGGAGGAGGGCGGTCCCTCGATCGCGCTCCAGGTGCTGCACTATCCCCCGCTGGACCTCGCCACCGGCGCCCGGGACAAGCGGTCCGCGATCGCCAGACCGATATTGCGGCCCTGGATGGCGGACGTCTTCGACTCGTCGTACGTCCCGGATCCGGCGCTGCGCGCCGACCGGCTGGTCTCGCCCGCCCACCCGTCCGACACCGCCGACCTCACGGGCATCGCCCCCGCACTGGTGATCACGGCGGCGCACGACCTGCTGCGGGCCGAAGGCGTGCGGTACGCGGAGCGGCTGGCGGCGGCCGGCGCGCTCAGGGAGCACCACGACGTGCCGGGCGTCGACCACGGCTACGACGGCGACGAGGAGAAGGAGGAGCAGGCCCGCGCCTCCTACGCGCTGATCGCCCGCCACGTACGGCAGGCCACGCCCGGCGCCTGA